A window of Citrus sinensis cultivar Valencia sweet orange chromosome 7, DVS_A1.0, whole genome shotgun sequence contains these coding sequences:
- the LOC102630085 gene encoding uncharacterized protein LOC102630085 isoform X6 produces MDFQALTIIAPQLLSLFYCRCGLFKGFFIVVLSCTFFYLATCEPCSINGMQKSVEYKGCGSYGDNQQVGFQDIIGDDTSSGYIERSSMTHPKSGNVCSDLNVFCFPSTLPGFLLKEHKLKTDSLETSNLQSGSPLSIGTNQPNSGPSNRTWLSQSCRFKLLNGRTISCYLSSKETSGELSSIGSDIDKQNGFSSFRRTLLNQKSKNVSLKNSSNLIKPGTFDVSSPKVEISPPVLDWGQKYLFFPSLAFLTVANSFSDSILRIYEPFTTSSQFYPCNSSEILLGPGEVASICFVFLPTWLGLSTARLILQTSSGGFLVPTRGFGVESPYKIQPLAGLDVPSIGRLSKNLSLFNPYDDTLHVAEVTSWMSVSVGNTTHHTEASCSIENFQDSDEFGLTSIDDWLVVRSGQLGFPLMAMRPHKNWEIGPRNSEIIMEMDFPIGVEGKIFGAFCMKLLRSSQNLSDTVMVPLEVDVDSKVAYDDLPGPVSVSLEPLVSFDARGNVIAISLRNGAPYMLKVVRISEVAETSILQIKYMEGLLLFPGTVTQVAVITCTQKPVELQDSLPEVSMINGNCRLLVMTNDSSSPQIKIPCQDIIRVCSRCQTDSSKNNPGNVKAGNMRTRSAGTDRKVPSEIKAMETAEADEMVLGNWKSQGITSGLSVLDDHEVLFPMVLIGSYRSKWITVKNPSQQPVVMQLILNSGEIIDECRDADGFMEPPSSGSLVQGKSTRPTRYGFSIAERAVTEAYVHPHGRASFGPIFFHPSNRCAWRSSALIRNNLSGVEWLSLRGFGGSLSLVLLEGSDLVENIEFNLSLPVPHNITAPDILFNKEETISSCFQPLSKELYAKNMGDLPLEVRSIEVSGAGCRLDGFMVHTCKGFSLEPGESTKLLISYQTDFSAAMVYRDLEFALATGIFVIPMKASLPVFMLNICKKSVFWMRLKKLSIAVLAVSLMFLVFCCLYLQMIALGSQDYFYKSEKSSISATKTAGKSSRAHQNPKNSRISVPGEMDCLLRSVDEDRTSREAPSGKYTESKVGTSVKDMSGQHAKLTLESHEHPINYSDTQKEKASPRLPSKSLVVETSNTVEASHPDNLTIRVGREKGRKRRKRKVAGAVLSGVLEVSSSQSGNSTPSSPLSPVTSSITNRACLLSPDADQPNGSRYLFTQMTDRHCEKGPDSEPPAETKLLVPQPLRHHSTNQYSTPVQPTAPKKPASKPVLLASATSPSTDKADPSLLCSSPLLASASAMAPHARAPGSKLDQKTQREQAGLRDEYTYDIWGDHLSGLSSVGRSKAVGSVNYSATKNDSNSFFVLDTRCICASKGCSLCSMH; encoded by the exons ATGGACTTTCAAGCCCTAACGATCATAGCCCCACAGTTGCTGTCCTTGTTCTACTGCCG ATGTGGTTTGTTCAAGGGCTTTTTTATTGTGGTTCTGTCATGTACCTTTTTTTACCTAGCTACATGTGAACCATGTTCTATCAATGGGATGCAGAAATCAGTAGAATATAAAGGGTGTGGGTCTTATGGAGATAATCAGCAGGTTGGTTTTCAAGATATTATTGGAGATGATACTAGTTCAGGTTACATTGAAAGAAGCTCAATGACCCACCCAAAAAGTGGGAATGTTTGCTCTGATTTGAATGTATTCTGCTTTCCATCAACACTGCCTGGTTTTTTGTTGAAAGAGCATAAACTGAAAACAGATTCTTTAGAAACTTCTAATCTTCAGTCTGGCAGTCCACTTTCTATTGGAACAAATCAGCCTAATAGTGGGCCAAGTAACAGAACCTGGTTATCACAGAGCTGTagatttaagttattaaatgGTAGGACCATCTCATGTTATTTGAGTTCAAAGGAAACTTCCGGTGAGTTATCATCCATTGGATCTGATATTGATAAACAAAATGGTTTTTCTTCGTTTAGACGGACTTTACTAAATcagaaaagtaaaaatgttAGCTTGAAGAATAGCTCTAATCTGATTAAACCAGGGACTTTTGATGTTTCTTCACCTAAAGTAGAGATAAGCCCTCCCGTCCTGGACTggggacaaaaatatttatttttcccttcACTTGCTTTCTTGACAGTAGCAAATTCCTTTAGTGACAGCATTTTGCGGATATATGAACCATTCACTACCAGTTCACAGTTCTATCCCTGCAATTCTAGTGAAATTCTACTTGGACCAGGTGAAGTGGCTTCAATATGTTTCGTGTTTCTTCCTACATGGTTGGGCCTGTCCACTGCTCGTCTGATCTTACAGACCAGCTCTGGTGGATTCCTGGTTCCCACTAGAGGCTTTGGTGTTGAGTCCCCTTATAAGATTCAGCCTTTAGCAGGATTGGATGTTCCCTCTATTGGACGGTTGAGTAAGAATCTGTCATTATTTAATCCTTACGATGATACCCTCCATGTGGCAGAAGTAACTTCATGGATGTCAGTTTCTGTGGGGAATACCACGCATCATACTGAAGCATCTTGTAGTATAGAAAATTTTCAGGATTCTGATGAGTTTGGCTTGACGAGCATTGATGATTGGTTAGTTGTGAGGAGTGGTCAATTGGGTTTTCCACTAATGGCAATGAGGCCCCACAAAAACTGGGAGATAGGTCCTCGCAACAGTGAGATTATCATGGAGATGGATTTCCCAATTGGAGTAGAAGGAAAAATTTTTGGTGCTTTTTGTATGAAGTTGCTGAGATCTTCCCAAAATTTGTCTGATACAGTTATGGTTCCTCTCGAAGTTGATGTGGATAGCAAAGTGGCATATGATGACCTGCCAGGTCCTGTTTCTGTTTCTCTTGAGCCTTTGGTGTCTTTTGATGCCAGAGGGAATGTCATTGCCATTTCCCTGAGAAATGGAGCTCCGTACATGTTGAAGGTTGTCAGAATTAGTGAAGTTGCTGAAACAAGCATTTTGCAGATCAAGTATATGGAAGGCTTGTTGCTTTTCCCAGGCACTGTTACACAAGTTGCTGTGATTACCTGCACCCAAAAGCCTGTTGAATTACAAGATTCTCTTCCTGAAGTATCTATGATCAATGGAAATTGTAGATTACTTGTAATGACAAATGATTCAAGCAGTCCTCAGATCAAAATTCCTTGCCAGGATATAATCCGTGTTTGTTCAAGATGTCAAACGGACTCATCCAAGAACAATCCTGGAAATGTCAAAGCTGGCAATATGAGGACAAGATCTGCGGGCACTGATAGAAAAGTGCCATCAGAGATCAAG GCAATGGAGACAGCAGAAGCTGATGAAATGGTGCTGGGGAACTGGAAATCTCAAGGCATAACAAGTGGCTTGTCTGTGCTTGATGATCATGAGGTGCTATTCCCAATGGTGCTGATTGGCTCTTACCGCTCTAAGTGGATCACTGTGAAGAATCCTAGCCAACAGCCAGTTGTGATGCAGCTTATTCTCAACTCTGGAGAAATAATCGATGAATGCAGGGACGCAGATGGTTTCATGGAGCCTCCTTCATCTGGTAGTTTAGTTCAAGGAAAATCTACCAGACCAACAAGGTATGGCTTCTCAATAGCAGAAAGAGCAGTAACAGAGGCCTATGTTCATCCTCATGGTAGAGCATCTTTTGGGCCAATATTCTTTCACCCTTCAAATCGATGTGCGTGGAGAAGTTCAGCCCTGATAAGAAACAATCTTTCTGGAGTGGAGTGGTTATCTTTGAGAGGATTTGGTGGTTCGCTTTCACTTGTTCTATTGGAGGGATCTGACCTTGTTGAGAATATAGAATTTAACCTTAGCTTGCCAGTTCCTCACAACATCACTGCTCCAgacattttatttaacaagGAAGAGACTATCTCTTCCTGTTTTCAGCCATTATCAAAAGAGCTGTATGCTAAGAATATGGGAGACTTGCCGCTTGAGGTGAGAAGTATAGAAGTTTCTGGGGCAGGGTGCAGGCTGGATGGGTTTATGGTGCACACTTGCAAAGGCTTTTCTCTTGAACCTGGGGAGTCAACAAAGCTTCTCATATCATACCAGACTGATTTTTCTGCCGCTATGGTGTACAGAGATCTTGAATTTGCCCTGGCCACTGGTATTTTTGTGATACCCATGAAGGCAAGTCTGCCTGTTTTCATGCTTAATATCTGTAAGAAATCAGTGTTCTGGATGCGATTGAAGAAATTGTCTATAGCAGTTCTTGCTGTTTCCTTAATGTTTCTGGTATTTTGTTGTCTTTACCTCCAAATGATAGCTTTGGGCTCCCAAGATTACTTCTATAAGAGTGAGAAAAGTTCTATTAGTGCGACAAAAACTGCAGGAAAATCTTCTCGTGCGCATCAGAATCCAAAAAACAGCAGGATTTCTGTGCCTGGTGAAATGGATTGTTTGTTAAGATCAGTTGATGAAGACAGAACCTCTAGGGAAGCACCTAGTGGGAAATACACAGAGAGTAAAGTTGGGACTTCAGTTAAAGATATGTCTGGCCAACATGCAAAATTAACTTTGGAAAGTCATGAACACCCTATCAATTACTCTGATACTCAGAAGGAAAAAGCATCACCACGTTTGCCTTCCAAATCTCTAGTAGTTGAGACTTCCAATACTGTGGAAGCATCCCATCCTGATAATCTCACAATTAGAGTTGGAAGGGAGAAGGGAAGAAAGCGAAGGAAGAGAAAGGTCGCTGGTGCTGTATTATCAGGAGTACTCGAAGTTTCAAGTAGTCAAAGTGGAAATTCTACGCCTTCATCACCGTTGTCTCCTGTCACATCTTCAATAACAAACCGCGCATGCTTGCTGTCTCCTGATGCGGACCAACCTAATGGATCTAGGTATTTGTTTACCCAGATGACTGACAGACACTGTGAGAAAGGTCCAGATTCTGAACCTCCTGCTGAGACTAAATTATTGGTGCCCCAGCCTCTGAGACACCACAGCACTAATCAGTATTCTACCCCAGTGCAGCCTACGGCACCAAAAAAACCTGCTAGTAAACCTGTTTTGTTGGCTTCTGCCACTTCTCCTTCTACCGATAAGGCTGACCCCAGTTTGTTGTGCTCTTCTCCTTTGTTAGCTTCAGCATCTGCAATGGCTCCTCATGCTCGAGCGCCTGGGTCCAAACTAGACCAGAAAACTCAAAGGGAACAGGCTGGGCTTAGAGATGAATATACATATGATATCTGGGGCGATCATCTTTCTGGACTAAGTTCTGTGGGTAGGTCAAAGGCTGTTGGTTCTGTGAACTATAGTGCAACAAAAAATGACTCCAATAGCTTTTTT GTTTTGGACACAAGGTGCATCTGCGCATCGAAG GGTTGTTCTCTCTGTTCCATGCATTGA
- the LOC102630085 gene encoding uncharacterized protein LOC102630085 isoform X7 — translation MDFQALTIIAPQLLSLFYCRCGLFKGFFIVVLSCTFFYLATCEPCSINGMQKSVEYKGCGSYGDNQQVGFQDIIGDDTSSGYIERSSMTHPKSGNVCSDLNVFCFPSTLPGFLLKEHKLKTDSLETSNLQSGSPLSIGTNQPNSGPSNRTWLSQSCRFKLLNGRTISCYLSSKETSGELSSIGSDIDKQNGFSSFRRTLLNQKSKNVSLKNSSNLIKPGTFDVSSPKVEISPPVLDWGQKYLFFPSLAFLTVANSFSDSILRIYEPFTTSSQFYPCNSSEILLGPGEVASICFVFLPTWLGLSTARLILQTSSGGFLVPTRGFGVESPYKIQPLAGLDVPSIGRLSKNLSLFNPYDDTLHVAEVTSWMSVSVGNTTHHTEASCSIENFQDSDEFGLTSIDDWLVVRSGQLGFPLMAMRPHKNWEIGPRNSEIIMEMDFPIGVEGKIFGAFCMKLLRSSQNLSDTVMVPLEVDVDSKVAYDDLPGPVSVSLEPLVSFDARGNVIAISLRNGAPYMLKVVRISEVAETSILQIKYMEGLLLFPGTVTQVAVITCTQKPVELQDSLPEVSMINGNCRLLVMTNDSSSPQIKIPCQDIIRVCSRCQTDSSKNNPGNVKAGNMRTRSAGTDRKVPSEIKAMETAEADEMVLGNWKSQGITSGLSVLDDHEVLFPMVLIGSYRSKWITVKNPSQQPVVMQLILNSGEIIDECRDADGFMEPPSSGSLVQGKSTRPTRYGFSIAERAVTEAYVHPHGRASFGPIFFHPSNRCAWRSSALIRNNLSGVEWLSLRGFGGSLSLVLLEGSDLVENIEFNLSLPVPHNITAPDILFNKEETISSCFQPLSKELYAKNMGDLPLEVRSIEVSGAGCRLDGFMVHTCKGFSLEPGESTKLLISYQTDFSAAMVYRDLEFALATGIFVIPMKASLPVFMLNICKKSVFWMRLKKLSIAVLAVSLMFLVFCCLYLQMIALGSQDYFYKSEKSSISATKTAGKSSRAHQNPKNSRISVPGEMDCLLRSVDEDRTSREAPSGKYTESKVGTSVKDMSGQHAKLTLESHEHPINYSDTQKEKASPRLPSKSLVVETSNTVEASHPDNLTIRVGREKGRKRRKRKVAGAVLSGVLEVSSSQSGNSTPSSPLSPVTSSITNRACLLSPDADQPNGSRYLFTQMTDRHCEKGPDSEPPAETKLLVPQPLRHHSTNQYSTPVQPTAPKKPASKPVLLASATSPSTDKADPSLLCSSPLLASASAMAPHARAPGSKLDQKTQREQAGLRDEYTYDIWGDHLSGLSSVGRSKAVGSVNYSATKNDSNSFFECNSKFI, via the exons ATGGACTTTCAAGCCCTAACGATCATAGCCCCACAGTTGCTGTCCTTGTTCTACTGCCG ATGTGGTTTGTTCAAGGGCTTTTTTATTGTGGTTCTGTCATGTACCTTTTTTTACCTAGCTACATGTGAACCATGTTCTATCAATGGGATGCAGAAATCAGTAGAATATAAAGGGTGTGGGTCTTATGGAGATAATCAGCAGGTTGGTTTTCAAGATATTATTGGAGATGATACTAGTTCAGGTTACATTGAAAGAAGCTCAATGACCCACCCAAAAAGTGGGAATGTTTGCTCTGATTTGAATGTATTCTGCTTTCCATCAACACTGCCTGGTTTTTTGTTGAAAGAGCATAAACTGAAAACAGATTCTTTAGAAACTTCTAATCTTCAGTCTGGCAGTCCACTTTCTATTGGAACAAATCAGCCTAATAGTGGGCCAAGTAACAGAACCTGGTTATCACAGAGCTGTagatttaagttattaaatgGTAGGACCATCTCATGTTATTTGAGTTCAAAGGAAACTTCCGGTGAGTTATCATCCATTGGATCTGATATTGATAAACAAAATGGTTTTTCTTCGTTTAGACGGACTTTACTAAATcagaaaagtaaaaatgttAGCTTGAAGAATAGCTCTAATCTGATTAAACCAGGGACTTTTGATGTTTCTTCACCTAAAGTAGAGATAAGCCCTCCCGTCCTGGACTggggacaaaaatatttatttttcccttcACTTGCTTTCTTGACAGTAGCAAATTCCTTTAGTGACAGCATTTTGCGGATATATGAACCATTCACTACCAGTTCACAGTTCTATCCCTGCAATTCTAGTGAAATTCTACTTGGACCAGGTGAAGTGGCTTCAATATGTTTCGTGTTTCTTCCTACATGGTTGGGCCTGTCCACTGCTCGTCTGATCTTACAGACCAGCTCTGGTGGATTCCTGGTTCCCACTAGAGGCTTTGGTGTTGAGTCCCCTTATAAGATTCAGCCTTTAGCAGGATTGGATGTTCCCTCTATTGGACGGTTGAGTAAGAATCTGTCATTATTTAATCCTTACGATGATACCCTCCATGTGGCAGAAGTAACTTCATGGATGTCAGTTTCTGTGGGGAATACCACGCATCATACTGAAGCATCTTGTAGTATAGAAAATTTTCAGGATTCTGATGAGTTTGGCTTGACGAGCATTGATGATTGGTTAGTTGTGAGGAGTGGTCAATTGGGTTTTCCACTAATGGCAATGAGGCCCCACAAAAACTGGGAGATAGGTCCTCGCAACAGTGAGATTATCATGGAGATGGATTTCCCAATTGGAGTAGAAGGAAAAATTTTTGGTGCTTTTTGTATGAAGTTGCTGAGATCTTCCCAAAATTTGTCTGATACAGTTATGGTTCCTCTCGAAGTTGATGTGGATAGCAAAGTGGCATATGATGACCTGCCAGGTCCTGTTTCTGTTTCTCTTGAGCCTTTGGTGTCTTTTGATGCCAGAGGGAATGTCATTGCCATTTCCCTGAGAAATGGAGCTCCGTACATGTTGAAGGTTGTCAGAATTAGTGAAGTTGCTGAAACAAGCATTTTGCAGATCAAGTATATGGAAGGCTTGTTGCTTTTCCCAGGCACTGTTACACAAGTTGCTGTGATTACCTGCACCCAAAAGCCTGTTGAATTACAAGATTCTCTTCCTGAAGTATCTATGATCAATGGAAATTGTAGATTACTTGTAATGACAAATGATTCAAGCAGTCCTCAGATCAAAATTCCTTGCCAGGATATAATCCGTGTTTGTTCAAGATGTCAAACGGACTCATCCAAGAACAATCCTGGAAATGTCAAAGCTGGCAATATGAGGACAAGATCTGCGGGCACTGATAGAAAAGTGCCATCAGAGATCAAG GCAATGGAGACAGCAGAAGCTGATGAAATGGTGCTGGGGAACTGGAAATCTCAAGGCATAACAAGTGGCTTGTCTGTGCTTGATGATCATGAGGTGCTATTCCCAATGGTGCTGATTGGCTCTTACCGCTCTAAGTGGATCACTGTGAAGAATCCTAGCCAACAGCCAGTTGTGATGCAGCTTATTCTCAACTCTGGAGAAATAATCGATGAATGCAGGGACGCAGATGGTTTCATGGAGCCTCCTTCATCTGGTAGTTTAGTTCAAGGAAAATCTACCAGACCAACAAGGTATGGCTTCTCAATAGCAGAAAGAGCAGTAACAGAGGCCTATGTTCATCCTCATGGTAGAGCATCTTTTGGGCCAATATTCTTTCACCCTTCAAATCGATGTGCGTGGAGAAGTTCAGCCCTGATAAGAAACAATCTTTCTGGAGTGGAGTGGTTATCTTTGAGAGGATTTGGTGGTTCGCTTTCACTTGTTCTATTGGAGGGATCTGACCTTGTTGAGAATATAGAATTTAACCTTAGCTTGCCAGTTCCTCACAACATCACTGCTCCAgacattttatttaacaagGAAGAGACTATCTCTTCCTGTTTTCAGCCATTATCAAAAGAGCTGTATGCTAAGAATATGGGAGACTTGCCGCTTGAGGTGAGAAGTATAGAAGTTTCTGGGGCAGGGTGCAGGCTGGATGGGTTTATGGTGCACACTTGCAAAGGCTTTTCTCTTGAACCTGGGGAGTCAACAAAGCTTCTCATATCATACCAGACTGATTTTTCTGCCGCTATGGTGTACAGAGATCTTGAATTTGCCCTGGCCACTGGTATTTTTGTGATACCCATGAAGGCAAGTCTGCCTGTTTTCATGCTTAATATCTGTAAGAAATCAGTGTTCTGGATGCGATTGAAGAAATTGTCTATAGCAGTTCTTGCTGTTTCCTTAATGTTTCTGGTATTTTGTTGTCTTTACCTCCAAATGATAGCTTTGGGCTCCCAAGATTACTTCTATAAGAGTGAGAAAAGTTCTATTAGTGCGACAAAAACTGCAGGAAAATCTTCTCGTGCGCATCAGAATCCAAAAAACAGCAGGATTTCTGTGCCTGGTGAAATGGATTGTTTGTTAAGATCAGTTGATGAAGACAGAACCTCTAGGGAAGCACCTAGTGGGAAATACACAGAGAGTAAAGTTGGGACTTCAGTTAAAGATATGTCTGGCCAACATGCAAAATTAACTTTGGAAAGTCATGAACACCCTATCAATTACTCTGATACTCAGAAGGAAAAAGCATCACCACGTTTGCCTTCCAAATCTCTAGTAGTTGAGACTTCCAATACTGTGGAAGCATCCCATCCTGATAATCTCACAATTAGAGTTGGAAGGGAGAAGGGAAGAAAGCGAAGGAAGAGAAAGGTCGCTGGTGCTGTATTATCAGGAGTACTCGAAGTTTCAAGTAGTCAAAGTGGAAATTCTACGCCTTCATCACCGTTGTCTCCTGTCACATCTTCAATAACAAACCGCGCATGCTTGCTGTCTCCTGATGCGGACCAACCTAATGGATCTAGGTATTTGTTTACCCAGATGACTGACAGACACTGTGAGAAAGGTCCAGATTCTGAACCTCCTGCTGAGACTAAATTATTGGTGCCCCAGCCTCTGAGACACCACAGCACTAATCAGTATTCTACCCCAGTGCAGCCTACGGCACCAAAAAAACCTGCTAGTAAACCTGTTTTGTTGGCTTCTGCCACTTCTCCTTCTACCGATAAGGCTGACCCCAGTTTGTTGTGCTCTTCTCCTTTGTTAGCTTCAGCATCTGCAATGGCTCCTCATGCTCGAGCGCCTGGGTCCAAACTAGACCAGAAAACTCAAAGGGAACAGGCTGGGCTTAGAGATGAATATACATATGATATCTGGGGCGATCATCTTTCTGGACTAAGTTCTGTGGGTAGGTCAAAGGCTGTTGGTTCTGTGAACTATAGTGCAACAAAAAATGACTCCAATAGCTTTTTT GAGTGTAATAGTAAGTTCATTTAA